One stretch of Streptomyces hygroscopicus DNA includes these proteins:
- a CDS encoding chitinase encodes MNMRLLRRPAVRGMLGAAAVAALLTGLTSVPASGAAAATGQITGVGGKCVDVAGANSANGTPIQLYDCNGSAAQQWTVGGDGTIRALGKCLDVASGGTADGSLVQLYDCNGSAAQQWSLPAARDIVNPQANKCLDAAGGGSANGTRLQLWTCTGAANQKWTVTR; translated from the coding sequence ATGAACATGAGACTCCTGCGCAGACCCGCGGTGCGCGGCATGCTGGGCGCCGCTGCCGTCGCCGCCCTCCTCACCGGCCTGACCAGCGTTCCCGCGAGTGGTGCCGCGGCGGCCACCGGACAGATCACCGGTGTCGGCGGCAAGTGTGTGGACGTGGCGGGCGCCAACAGCGCGAACGGCACACCCATCCAGCTCTACGACTGCAATGGATCCGCCGCGCAGCAGTGGACCGTTGGTGGCGATGGCACGATCCGTGCGCTGGGGAAGTGCCTGGACGTGGCGTCGGGTGGTACGGCCGACGGCAGTCTGGTCCAGCTCTACGACTGCAATGGCAGCGCGGCTCAGCAGTGGTCCCTCCCGGCGGCGCGCGACATCGTCAACCCACAGGCCAACAAGTGCCTGGATGCTGCCGGTGGCGGTTCGGCCAACGGCACCCGGCTGCAGCTATGGACCTGCACCGGCGCCGCCAACCAGAAGTGGACGGTGACCAGATGA
- a CDS encoding chitinase has protein sequence MNMRLLRRPAVRGMLGAAAVAALLTGLTSVPASGAAAATGQITGVGGKCVDVAGANSANGTPIQLYDCNGSAAQQWTVGGDGTIRALGKCLDVASGGTADGSLVQLYDCNGSAAQQWSLPAARDIVNPQANKCLDAAGGGSANGTRLQLWTCTGAANQKWTAPDGGSTPPTGPGAMAVAPYLYNGWGSPPSPTTVMNATGVKWFTLAFVLSNGYCNPQWDGGRPLTGGVDQQTINTVRSAGGDVIPSFGGWSGNKLESSCGSAGELAAAYQKVINAYGLKAIDIDIEAAAYDSPTVQQRTVDALKTVKANNPGIKVYVTFGTGQNGPDNSLISKAAAAGLTVDSWTIMPFNFGGAGQNMGQLTLRAAEGLKNTVKSAYGYTDDQAYRHTGISSMNGITDNGETVTVSDFRTILGYAQQRHLARLTFWSVNRDRPCTGGGADTCSGVSQQPWDFTRVFAQYAG, from the coding sequence ATGAACATGAGACTCCTGCGCAGACCCGCGGTGCGCGGCATGCTGGGCGCCGCTGCCGTCGCCGCCCTCCTCACCGGCCTGACCAGCGTTCCCGCGAGTGGTGCCGCGGCGGCCACCGGACAGATCACCGGTGTCGGCGGCAAGTGTGTGGACGTGGCGGGCGCCAACAGCGCGAACGGCACACCCATCCAGCTCTACGACTGCAACGGGTCCGCCGCGCAGCAGTGGACCGTTGGTGGCGATGGCACGATCCGTGCGCTGGGGAAGTGCCTGGACGTGGCGTCGGGTGGTACGGCCGACGGCAGTCTGGTCCAGCTCTACGACTGCAATGGCAGCGCGGCCCAGCAGTGGTCCCTCCCGGCGGCGCGCGACATCGTCAACCCACAGGCCAACAAGTGCCTGGATGCTGCCGGTGGCGGTTCGGCCAACGGCACCCGGCTGCAGCTATGGACCTGCACCGGCGCCGCCAACCAGAAGTGGACGGCGCCGGACGGTGGCAGCACTCCGCCGACCGGGCCGGGAGCCATGGCCGTGGCCCCGTACCTCTACAACGGCTGGGGCAGCCCGCCGAGCCCCACCACCGTGATGAACGCGACCGGCGTCAAGTGGTTCACGCTCGCCTTCGTGCTCAGCAACGGCTACTGCAACCCGCAGTGGGACGGTGGCCGTCCGCTCACCGGCGGCGTCGACCAGCAGACCATCAACACCGTGCGGTCCGCCGGTGGCGATGTCATCCCGTCCTTCGGCGGCTGGAGCGGCAACAAGCTGGAGAGCTCGTGCGGCAGCGCGGGCGAGCTGGCCGCCGCGTATCAGAAGGTCATCAACGCCTACGGTCTCAAGGCGATCGACATCGACATCGAGGCCGCCGCGTACGACAGCCCGACCGTCCAGCAGCGCACGGTCGACGCGCTCAAGACGGTCAAGGCCAACAACCCCGGCATCAAGGTGTACGTCACCTTCGGCACCGGCCAGAACGGCCCGGACAACAGCCTGATCAGCAAGGCCGCCGCCGCAGGTCTGACCGTGGACAGCTGGACCATCATGCCGTTCAACTTCGGGGGCGCCGGCCAGAACATGGGCCAGCTCACCCTCCGCGCCGCCGAGGGGCTCAAGAACACGGTCAAGAGCGCCTACGGGTACACGGACGACCAGGCGTACCGGCACACCGGCATCTCCTCGATGAACGGCATCACCGACAACGGCGAGACCGTGACCGTGAGCGACTTCCGCACCATCTTGGGCTACGCCCAGCAGCGGCACCTCGCGCGGCTGACCTTCTGGTCGGTCAACCGTGACCGGCCCTGCACCGGTGGCGGAGCGGACACCTGCTCGGGCGTCTCCCAGCAGCCGTGGGACTTCACCCGCGTCTTCGCCCAGTACGCCGGCTGA
- a CDS encoding sugar ABC transporter substrate-binding protein yields the protein MSGVLTGRLGWHTIAASISYLIRGGAEVGLRTGSVLPGVVAVAVLTAGSAACTLKNSGEPTGGQGPASARAGGGSAVLADGSATKVALVPGGAHPYFQPWKSAGAEAKKTYRLGGVTFDETAEWDQQKQNNLLSTLAARGYNAFGVFGVSPTDINTTFADLKSQGLAVASLGSCPAGRNEADFCLSTDVELAAYKAAKAAIDAMGGKGTIVHLTGNNVDANTQLRIKGVARAVKESGGKAKLLQTVTDIDKDLQTAQKAVSDLLTAKGKQIQGIVSTAYNPAVAAADAVRSSGSRAKVVAIDDDAKILSSIKEGTVTATVVQNPVGQAKVGAWALALLQSKQCAMRTPGQSVDSGSFVVTKENVTTYDRARKAKTDRLKKQFADDVLACG from the coding sequence TTGTCAGGGGTCTTGACGGGGCGGCTCGGCTGGCACACCATCGCGGCATCAATTTCCTATTTGATTCGTGGGGGTGCGGAGGTGGGTCTCCGGACTGGATCTGTACTGCCGGGAGTGGTGGCCGTCGCGGTGCTGACCGCGGGTTCGGCGGCTTGCACGCTCAAGAACTCGGGTGAGCCGACGGGCGGGCAGGGCCCCGCGTCCGCGCGGGCGGGCGGCGGCTCGGCCGTGCTCGCGGACGGGTCGGCCACCAAGGTCGCGCTCGTGCCCGGCGGCGCTCACCCCTACTTCCAGCCCTGGAAGTCCGCGGGCGCCGAGGCGAAGAAGACGTACCGGCTCGGGGGCGTGACGTTCGACGAGACGGCGGAGTGGGACCAGCAGAAGCAGAACAATCTGCTGTCCACGCTCGCCGCGCGCGGCTACAACGCGTTCGGTGTCTTCGGGGTCTCGCCCACCGACATCAACACCACGTTCGCGGACCTGAAGTCGCAGGGCCTCGCCGTGGCCTCACTCGGCTCCTGCCCGGCGGGCAGGAACGAGGCCGACTTCTGCCTCTCCACGGACGTCGAACTCGCCGCGTACAAGGCGGCCAAGGCCGCCATCGACGCGATGGGCGGCAAGGGCACCATCGTCCATCTGACGGGCAACAACGTGGACGCCAACACCCAACTGCGCATCAAGGGCGTCGCCAGGGCCGTGAAGGAGTCGGGCGGCAAGGCGAAACTGCTGCAGACCGTCACCGACATCGACAAGGACCTGCAGACCGCGCAGAAGGCCGTGTCCGACCTGCTCACGGCCAAGGGCAAGCAGATCCAGGGCATCGTCTCCACCGCCTACAACCCGGCCGTCGCCGCCGCCGACGCCGTCAGGAGCTCCGGTTCGCGGGCGAAGGTCGTCGCCATCGACGACGACGCCAAGATCCTCAGCTCGATCAAGGAGGGCACGGTCACCGCCACCGTCGTACAGAACCCGGTGGGACAGGCGAAGGTCGGGGCGTGGGCGCTCGCGCTGCTGCAGTCGAAGCAGTGCGCCATGCGTACGCCCGGTCAGTCCGTCGACTCCGGCTCGTTCGTCGTCACCAAGGAGAACGTCACGACCTACGACCGGGCCCGGAAGGCGAAGACCGACCGGCTGAAGAAGCAGTTCGCCGACGACGTCCTCGCGTGCGGCTGA
- a CDS encoding mandelate racemase, protein MSIITTATAKLADIAVETDRTDAVQSFVKQETVLVDITTVDGSTGTGYAYTIGTGGTSVLALLRDHLLPALIGQDARNVEALWQRLFALTRATTTGAITSLALAAVDTALWDVRCKRAGEPLWRLAGGHRQDVPVYDTEGGWLHLTADDLVKGALQAQKAGWAGVKIKVGKPHAAEDAERLRAVREAVGPSLHIMTDANQSQTMSSALQLAAALEPYDPYWIEEPLPADDISGHARLARATRIPVAVGESLYSPAQFRTYLETGAASIVQVDAARIGGITPWLKVAHTAESHNVMVCPHFLMELHVSLVAAVPNGRFVEYIPQLRAVTRGELTIRDGRAVAPDVPGIGIDWDMDAIDDRRVS, encoded by the coding sequence ATGAGCATCATCACGACCGCCACGGCCAAGCTGGCCGACATCGCCGTGGAGACGGACCGCACCGACGCGGTGCAGTCCTTCGTCAAGCAGGAGACGGTCCTGGTCGACATCACCACGGTGGACGGCAGCACGGGGACCGGCTACGCCTACACCATCGGCACCGGCGGAACCTCCGTACTGGCCCTGCTGCGGGACCATCTGCTGCCCGCCCTCATCGGGCAGGACGCGCGCAATGTCGAGGCGCTGTGGCAGCGGCTGTTCGCCCTGACCCGCGCCACCACCACCGGAGCCATCACCTCGCTCGCGCTCGCCGCCGTCGACACCGCGCTGTGGGACGTGCGCTGCAAGCGCGCGGGCGAGCCGCTGTGGCGGCTGGCCGGCGGCCACCGCCAGGACGTTCCGGTCTACGACACCGAGGGCGGCTGGCTCCACCTGACCGCCGACGACCTGGTGAAGGGGGCGCTCCAGGCCCAGAAGGCCGGGTGGGCCGGTGTCAAGATCAAGGTGGGCAAGCCGCATGCCGCCGAGGACGCGGAGCGCCTGCGCGCCGTACGAGAGGCCGTCGGCCCCTCGCTGCACATCATGACGGACGCCAATCAATCGCAGACGATGTCCTCGGCCCTCCAACTGGCGGCCGCGCTGGAGCCCTACGACCCGTACTGGATCGAGGAGCCCCTGCCGGCGGACGACATCAGCGGCCATGCCCGGCTGGCGCGTGCGACACGGATTCCCGTCGCTGTCGGCGAGTCCCTGTACTCGCCCGCGCAGTTCCGCACCTACCTCGAGACGGGCGCCGCTTCCATCGTGCAGGTCGACGCCGCCCGCATCGGCGGGATCACTCCCTGGCTCAAGGTCGCCCACACGGCGGAGAGCCACAACGTCATGGTGTGCCCGCACTTCCTGATGGAGCTGCATGTCAGCCTCGTGGCCGCGGTGCCCAACGGCAGGTTCGTCGAGTACATCCCGCAGTTGCGGGCGGTCACCCGCGGCGAGCTGACGATCCGCGACGGGCGGGCCGTGGCGCCCGACGTTCCGGGGATCGGCATCGACTGGGACATGGACGCCATCGACGACCGGAGGGTGTCATGA
- a CDS encoding ABC transporter permease, giving the protein MTTPVLPPGTDTGPAGATPPRPVHRLPFWVNQRLGLLVLVVGLSALFGVAQPAFLDERLVLFPLVRDVSTLTVVALAQMVVLSVGHMNLAVGRMAAFGALFAGFGYDRLDLPLPLGLLLCLLAGAAIGALTGWIITRTGVSSFVVTLAMDFALLGLVSLLYSALTENAAFTSKPSGLAELRSYSLADICVGPVCGSPVIPQLAQFTVLALVGLGFLYARTRIGRELLLTGANPAAAELSGIPTGRRLILAHTLSGLLAALAGFMAAVGTGTFRASIGDDFMLPSFLGSVLGGTLLTGGVVSVLGALLGTSLVGVIRKGLDLLGVGLESLNIYLGCVLLLALSADRVRTVVAHRKVVRST; this is encoded by the coding sequence ATGACAACGCCCGTCCTCCCGCCGGGCACCGACACCGGCCCCGCCGGGGCCACGCCGCCGCGTCCGGTGCACCGGCTGCCGTTCTGGGTCAACCAGCGGCTCGGGCTGCTGGTGCTCGTCGTCGGCCTCAGCGCCCTGTTCGGCGTGGCGCAGCCGGCGTTCCTCGACGAACGGCTCGTGCTGTTCCCGCTGGTGCGGGACGTCTCGACGCTGACAGTGGTGGCGCTCGCCCAGATGGTCGTGCTCTCGGTGGGGCATATGAACCTGGCCGTCGGGCGGATGGCCGCCTTCGGAGCCCTGTTCGCGGGATTCGGATACGACCGGCTGGACCTGCCACTGCCCCTGGGCCTGCTGCTGTGCCTGCTGGCCGGGGCCGCCATCGGCGCGCTGACCGGCTGGATCATCACCCGTACCGGGGTCAGTTCGTTCGTGGTGACCCTGGCGATGGACTTCGCGCTGCTGGGACTCGTCTCCCTGCTCTACTCGGCCCTGACCGAGAACGCCGCCTTCACCAGCAAGCCGTCCGGGCTCGCGGAACTGCGCTCGTACTCGCTGGCCGACATCTGCGTCGGGCCGGTGTGCGGCTCCCCGGTCATCCCGCAGTTGGCGCAGTTCACCGTCCTGGCACTGGTCGGCCTCGGTTTCCTGTACGCCCGCACCCGCATCGGCCGGGAGCTGCTGCTCACCGGGGCGAACCCCGCGGCGGCTGAGCTGTCCGGCATTCCCACCGGCCGCCGCCTCATCCTGGCGCACACGCTCTCGGGGCTGCTCGCCGCGCTCGCCGGATTCATGGCCGCCGTCGGTACCGGAACGTTCCGCGCCTCCATCGGGGACGACTTCATGCTGCCGTCCTTCCTCGGCTCGGTGCTCGGCGGCACCCTGCTCACCGGCGGCGTCGTCTCCGTACTGGGCGCTCTGCTGGGCACATCCCTGGTCGGCGTCATCCGCAAGGGGCTCGATCTGCTCGGTGTCGGTCTGGAAAGCCTGAACATCTACCTCGGCTGCGTACTACTGCTGGCCCTCTCGGCCGACCGGGTGCGCACCGTGGTGGCCCATCGCAAGGTGGTGCGCTCCACATGA
- a CDS encoding ABC transporter permease, whose product MNTIRERGERGAAVLRRFSRSTTMTLLCVVLAGYLALGVASSGAFLEGPSVRTFLRYLATPVLIGLAQMVALCVGQLNLAVGALGGFTACLMGVLMADQGVPAGVAVAAGVLAATAIGLATGLCIVATKINGFIVTLGTMTILQGAQYWLVGTRTVDGYSAGLKDLGRAAPLNVPLVFVTALAAAALLAAFLYRSTAGRRLLAAGGNPLAARLSGISTDRQIVLAHTLSGLLIGVAALTATASLPGVNRSVGGDWLLPSFAAPIIGGVALTGGSVAVLGTVLAAFVMRLIDAARAQFSLDPSWVNFLIGVVVLGTVVGGRIHQTHLEKRDGSRGSVPPAPPPSDARPTAVLPHTGGSG is encoded by the coding sequence ATGAACACGATCCGCGAGCGGGGAGAGCGGGGCGCCGCGGTCCTGCGCCGCTTCTCCCGCTCCACCACGATGACCCTGCTGTGCGTGGTGCTGGCCGGCTACCTCGCCCTGGGCGTGGCCTCCTCCGGCGCGTTCCTCGAGGGCCCTTCGGTACGGACCTTCCTGCGGTACCTGGCCACCCCTGTCCTCATCGGGCTGGCCCAGATGGTCGCGCTGTGCGTCGGACAGCTCAACCTCGCGGTCGGCGCGCTCGGCGGCTTCACCGCCTGCCTGATGGGCGTCCTCATGGCGGACCAGGGTGTGCCCGCCGGGGTCGCGGTGGCGGCCGGTGTGCTGGCGGCCACCGCCATCGGCCTGGCGACCGGCCTGTGCATCGTGGCGACGAAGATCAACGGCTTCATCGTCACACTCGGGACGATGACCATCCTCCAGGGGGCGCAGTACTGGCTGGTGGGCACGCGCACCGTCGACGGATACTCCGCGGGCCTGAAGGACCTCGGCAGGGCGGCCCCGCTGAACGTCCCGCTGGTGTTCGTCACGGCTCTGGCCGCCGCGGCCCTGCTCGCCGCCTTCCTGTACCGCAGCACCGCCGGCCGGCGGCTCCTGGCGGCGGGCGGCAACCCGCTGGCGGCCAGGCTGTCGGGCATCTCCACCGACCGGCAGATCGTGCTCGCCCACACTCTGTCCGGGCTCTTGATCGGCGTGGCCGCCCTGACCGCGACGGCGTCGCTGCCCGGAGTCAACCGCAGTGTCGGCGGCGACTGGCTGCTGCCCAGCTTCGCGGCTCCCATCATCGGCGGCGTGGCCCTCACCGGAGGGTCGGTCGCCGTGCTCGGCACGGTGCTGGCGGCCTTCGTGATGCGGCTCATCGACGCCGCACGCGCACAGTTCTCGCTCGACCCGAGCTGGGTGAACTTCCTCATCGGCGTGGTCGTGCTCGGCACGGTGGTCGGCGGCCGTATCCACCAGACCCACCTGGAAAAGCGGGACGGTTCGCGCGGCAGCGTACCGCCCGCACCACCGCCGAGTGACGCGCGACCGACTGCCGTCCTGCCGCACACGGGAGGTTCCGGATGA
- a CDS encoding ABC transporter permease, with the protein MSDVLLECHAIVKVFPGVRALDGVGLRLAEGSIHALLGENGAGKSTLIKVLTGVHTPNGGRLTWCGGEVHLRSPQEATRTGIGVVHQERNLIPGFSVAENITLQSPPSHRGLIDRAAMTAPALRCLGELGLDLDPDQPVRELSVAQQQLVEIAKALYTESRVLLLDEPTASLSPQEAERLFEVVRRLKARGTCVVFVSHKLEEVFAICDTVTVLRDGRSVLESSPLADHTHDDVVGLMVGRAHSATELRPREVDTSAAPVLSFDDVSTAAGHRDISLDVRPGEIVGLYGLVGAGRSELVKAMLGLDRVTGGEIRVHGKPVRITSPRQALHRFGIGYLTENRKEEGVFLEQPIARNITVTVWKRLAKAFGFVSAREERQVAHDLVERLGIRIFGLGQNAGELSGGNQQKVSLAKWLAADTRLLIVDEPTVGVDVRTKHAFHELIWELARDGLPILLISSDLAEMITLADRVAVMADHRIRGEVDNDRDYERMSGRIIRIIHDRATSAVRPRAVEA; encoded by the coding sequence ATGAGCGACGTCCTTCTCGAATGCCACGCCATCGTCAAGGTCTTTCCCGGCGTACGGGCCCTGGACGGCGTCGGACTGCGGCTGGCCGAGGGATCCATCCACGCGCTGCTCGGCGAGAACGGCGCGGGAAAGTCCACCCTCATCAAGGTCCTGACCGGGGTGCACACGCCCAACGGCGGCCGTCTCACCTGGTGCGGCGGCGAGGTCCACCTGCGTTCACCGCAGGAGGCCACCCGCACCGGCATCGGCGTGGTGCACCAGGAGCGCAATCTGATTCCGGGCTTCTCGGTGGCCGAGAACATCACCTTGCAGAGCCCTCCCTCGCACCGCGGTCTGATCGACCGCGCGGCCATGACCGCCCCCGCTCTGAGGTGCCTCGGTGAGCTGGGTCTGGACCTCGACCCGGACCAGCCGGTCCGTGAACTGTCCGTGGCACAACAGCAGTTGGTGGAGATCGCGAAGGCCCTGTACACCGAGAGCCGGGTGCTGCTCCTGGACGAGCCGACCGCTTCCCTCTCCCCGCAGGAGGCGGAGCGCCTGTTCGAGGTCGTCCGGCGGCTGAAGGCCCGGGGGACATGTGTCGTCTTCGTCAGTCACAAACTGGAGGAGGTGTTCGCCATCTGCGACACCGTCACCGTGCTGCGCGACGGCAGGTCCGTGCTCGAGTCCTCGCCGCTCGCCGACCACACCCACGACGATGTGGTCGGTCTCATGGTGGGCCGCGCCCACTCGGCCACCGAGCTGCGCCCGCGGGAGGTGGACACGTCCGCGGCGCCGGTGCTCTCGTTCGACGACGTCTCCACCGCCGCCGGGCACCGGGACATCAGCCTGGACGTCCGGCCCGGCGAGATCGTCGGTCTGTACGGACTGGTCGGCGCGGGGCGCAGCGAACTGGTCAAGGCCATGCTCGGCCTCGACCGCGTCACCGGCGGCGAGATCCGGGTGCATGGCAAGCCGGTGCGCATCACCTCTCCCCGGCAGGCCCTGCACCGCTTCGGCATCGGCTATCTCACCGAGAACCGTAAGGAGGAAGGGGTCTTCCTGGAGCAGCCCATCGCCCGGAACATCACGGTGACGGTGTGGAAGAGGCTGGCGAAGGCGTTCGGCTTCGTCTCCGCGCGCGAGGAGCGGCAGGTGGCGCACGACCTCGTCGAACGTCTCGGCATCCGCATCTTTGGGCTGGGGCAGAACGCCGGTGAGCTGTCCGGTGGCAACCAGCAGAAGGTGAGCCTGGCGAAGTGGCTGGCGGCCGACACCCGGCTGCTCATCGTCGACGAGCCGACCGTCGGTGTCGATGTGCGCACCAAGCACGCCTTCCACGAACTCATCTGGGAACTGGCCCGCGATGGCCTGCCCATCCTGCTGATCAGCAGCGACCTCGCGGAGATGATCACGCTCGCGGACCGGGTGGCCGTGATGGCCGACCACCGGATCCGCGGTGAGGTGGACAACGACCGCGACTACGAGCGGATGAGCGGCCGGATCATCCGCATCATCCACGACCGCGCGACCTCGGCCGTGCGCCCGCGGGCGGTGGAGGCATGA
- a CDS encoding GntR family transcriptional regulator, whose product MPPHDTSALGAPREGHGRDLSPARQALSDSVYENIKAMVMDHEITPGARVSIEALARALSVSPTPIREALARLESDGLVVKRPLSGYRTTELLTRQGLEELFEMRQLLEPRAAALAAGNAGEAQLDGIERIAEEMQSHSGTAGRYAAYRDFAALDQRFHDAIARASGRPLLADAVERLHSHLHIFRLSSVLDAEDPTLAEHQRVLNAILRRNPDRAAEAMAEHLARSLRRQLSQGR is encoded by the coding sequence ATGCCACCGCACGACACCTCCGCGCTCGGGGCACCGCGCGAAGGGCACGGCCGGGACCTGTCCCCCGCCCGTCAGGCCCTGTCGGACAGCGTCTACGAGAACATCAAGGCCATGGTCATGGACCATGAGATCACCCCCGGCGCGCGGGTCAGCATCGAGGCTCTGGCCCGCGCCCTGAGCGTCTCACCGACCCCCATCAGGGAGGCGCTGGCCAGGCTGGAGTCCGACGGCCTGGTGGTGAAGAGGCCGCTCTCGGGGTACCGCACCACCGAGCTGCTGACCCGCCAGGGGCTCGAGGAACTCTTCGAGATGCGGCAGTTGCTGGAGCCGAGGGCGGCAGCGCTCGCGGCGGGCAACGCCGGTGAGGCTCAGCTCGACGGCATCGAGCGGATCGCGGAGGAGATGCAGTCCCATTCAGGGACCGCCGGGCGCTATGCGGCCTACCGCGACTTCGCCGCCCTCGACCAGCGCTTCCACGACGCGATCGCGCGGGCGTCCGGGCGGCCGCTGCTCGCGGACGCGGTGGAGCGGCTCCACTCCCATCTGCACATCTTCCGGCTCAGCAGCGTTCTCGACGCCGAGGACCCGACCCTCGCCGAGCACCAGCGCGTGCTGAACGCGATATTGCGCCGCAACCCCGACCGCGCGGCCGAGGCGATGGCGGAACACCTCGCCCGCAGCCTCCGGCGCCAGCTCAGCCAAGGACGATAA
- a CDS encoding acyl-CoA synthetase, which produces MGAYDETYHRSLEDVEGFWLDAAAAIDWTRPPTQALDDSRAPLLRWFPDGELNTSYNALDRHVENGHGDRTALIYDSPVTGAVRRFSYAELRDEVALFAGALRSLGVAKGDRVIVYMPMVPEAVVAMLACARIGAVHSVVFGGFAPKELAARIEDAEPAVIVAASCGIEPTRVVEYQPIVEAALGLTTHQPDKVVILQRDRARAELGGRYVDWADLVARAEPVGPVPVAATDPLYVLYTSGTTGRPKGVVRDNGGHAVALAWSMASIYDIGPGDVWWTASDVGWVVGHSYIVYAPLLIGATTVLYEGKPVGTPDAGAFWRVISDHGVKALFTAPTALRAIKKLDSEAAELKKYDLSSFRTLFMAGERLDPETYHWAHRHLGTPVIDHWWQTETGWAIAANLHGLEPMPVKPGSATVPVPGWDVRVLDQGGTELPAGQEGVIAIRLPLPPGALPTLWGDDQRFIEAYLSQYEGYYLTGDSGYRDADGYLFVMGRTDDVINVAGHRLSTGAMEAVLAAHPAVAECAVIGMHDELKGQLPRGFVVLKVGAEISDEDLREELVAAVRREIGPVAAFRAVSVVEALPKTRSGKILRKTMRGIADGRDEPVPSTIEDPSVLDALRPVLRPE; this is translated from the coding sequence GCGGCGGCGGCGATCGACTGGACCCGGCCACCGACCCAGGCCCTGGACGACTCCCGCGCGCCGCTCCTGCGGTGGTTCCCCGACGGTGAACTCAACACCTCCTACAACGCGTTGGACCGCCACGTCGAGAACGGCCACGGCGACCGGACCGCGCTGATCTACGACTCCCCGGTGACCGGTGCGGTACGGCGCTTCAGCTACGCCGAGCTACGTGACGAGGTCGCGCTCTTCGCCGGGGCGCTGCGCTCGCTGGGTGTGGCCAAGGGCGACCGGGTCATCGTCTACATGCCGATGGTGCCCGAGGCGGTCGTCGCCATGCTGGCCTGCGCCAGGATCGGCGCGGTGCACTCGGTGGTCTTCGGCGGCTTCGCGCCCAAGGAGCTGGCCGCCCGTATCGAGGACGCCGAACCGGCCGTGATCGTCGCGGCGTCCTGCGGGATCGAGCCGACGCGGGTCGTGGAGTACCAGCCCATCGTCGAGGCGGCGCTCGGCCTGACCACCCATCAGCCGGACAAGGTCGTCATCCTGCAGCGCGACCGGGCGCGAGCGGAGCTCGGCGGGCGTTACGTGGACTGGGCGGACCTCGTCGCCCGCGCCGAGCCGGTCGGCCCGGTCCCGGTGGCGGCGACCGACCCGCTGTATGTGCTGTACACCTCCGGTACCACCGGCAGGCCGAAGGGCGTCGTCCGTGACAACGGCGGCCATGCGGTGGCGCTGGCGTGGTCCATGGCTTCGATCTATGACATCGGGCCGGGCGACGTCTGGTGGACCGCGTCCGACGTCGGCTGGGTGGTCGGTCACTCCTACATCGTCTACGCGCCGCTGCTGATCGGTGCGACCACCGTGCTGTACGAGGGCAAGCCGGTGGGCACCCCGGATGCCGGCGCGTTCTGGCGGGTGATCAGCGACCACGGGGTGAAGGCGCTGTTCACCGCTCCCACGGCGTTGCGGGCGATCAAAAAGCTCGACTCGGAAGCCGCCGAGCTGAAGAAGTACGACCTGTCGTCGTTCCGCACCCTCTTCATGGCCGGGGAGCGGCTCGACCCCGAGACCTACCACTGGGCGCACCGCCACCTCGGCACACCGGTCATCGACCATTGGTGGCAGACCGAGACCGGCTGGGCGATCGCGGCGAACCTCCACGGGCTGGAGCCGATGCCGGTCAAGCCCGGGTCGGCCACGGTTCCGGTTCCCGGCTGGGATGTGCGCGTCCTGGACCAGGGCGGTACCGAACTGCCCGCGGGCCAGGAGGGCGTGATCGCGATCCGGCTTCCGCTGCCGCCCGGCGCGCTTCCCACGCTGTGGGGTGACGACCAGCGGTTCATCGAGGCGTATCTGTCCCAGTACGAGGGCTACTACCTGACCGGTGACTCCGGGTACCGCGACGCGGACGGCTATCTGTTCGTCATGGGCCGCACCGACGACGTGATCAACGTCGCGGGGCACCGATTGTCCACCGGTGCGATGGAAGCGGTGCTCGCGGCGCACCCGGCCGTCGCCGAGTGTGCGGTGATCGGGATGCACGACGAGCTCAAGGGCCAGCTGCCCCGGGGCTTCGTGGTGCTCAAGGTGGGCGCCGAGATCAGCGACGAAGACCTCCGCGAGGAGCTGGTCGCGGCGGTACGCCGGGAGATCGGCCCGGTCGCCGCGTTCCGGGCCGTCTCGGTCGTGGAGGCACTGCCCAAGACCCGGTCGGGAAAGATCCTGCGCAAGACGATGCGCGGGATCGCCGACGGGCGCGACGAACCGGTGCCGTCGACGATCGAGGACCCGTCGGTGCTGGACGCGCTGCGGCCCGTGCTGCGCCCCGAGTGA